One window from the genome of Gimesia aquarii encodes:
- the ndk gene encoding nucleoside-diphosphate kinase, translated as MATERTLILIKPDAVQRRLAGTLLSRFENKGLKIIGLKMLQVTKELSAEHYAEHVEKPFYPLLEEFITAGPVVAIVAEGPEAISVVRSMMGSTNGRESAPGTIRGDYGVSRQMNLVHGSDGPEAATREIKIYFKPEELIEYSTSLGGWVCADDEK; from the coding sequence ATGGCAACTGAACGAACATTGATCCTGATTAAACCCGATGCAGTACAGAGACGTCTGGCGGGTACCCTTTTATCACGGTTTGAAAATAAAGGGCTCAAAATTATCGGATTAAAAATGCTGCAAGTGACAAAAGAGCTATCAGCCGAGCATTATGCAGAACATGTGGAAAAGCCGTTCTACCCACTTCTCGAAGAATTTATCACAGCCGGTCCTGTCGTTGCGATTGTAGCAGAAGGCCCGGAAGCGATCTCTGTTGTACGTTCGATGATGGGTTCTACGAACGGCCGTGAATCAGCACCCGGTACGATTCGCGGCGATTATGGAGTCAGCCGTCAGATGAATCTAGTCCATGGAAGCGATGGCCCGGAAGCAGCGACTCGCGAAATCAAAATCTACTTCAAGCCAGAGGAACTGATCGAGTACAGCACTTCTCTGGGTGGGTGGGTTTGTGCCGACGATGAAAAGTAA
- the sucD gene encoding succinate--CoA ligase subunit alpha: MSILVTENTRVICQGITGKSGLFHSQQCREYGTPLLGGVTPGKGGTEVDGFPVFNTVEEAVEKTGANTSLVFVPPPFCGEAIMEAADAGMELIIAITEGVPVFDMVRVMEYLKDKNSRLIGPNCPGVITPGIAKIGIMPGYIHTPGSVGLISKSGTLTYEAAWQLGNVGLGQTTAVGIGGDPIIGTTFIDLLELFENDPATESIMLIGEIGGTAEIEAAEYIKEHVTKPVAGFIAGKTAPPGKRMGHAGAIISGGSGTADEKIAALEAASVVVAESPADMGAAVQRAIEAAK; this comes from the coding sequence ATGAGTATATTAGTTACTGAAAACACACGCGTCATTTGCCAGGGGATTACCGGTAAGTCGGGTCTGTTTCATAGCCAGCAATGCCGCGAGTATGGCACACCATTATTAGGCGGAGTGACACCCGGTAAAGGGGGAACCGAAGTTGATGGCTTTCCTGTTTTCAATACCGTAGAAGAAGCAGTCGAAAAAACAGGCGCGAATACCAGTCTGGTTTTTGTACCACCGCCGTTCTGCGGCGAAGCGATTATGGAAGCCGCTGATGCAGGAATGGAATTGATTATCGCGATTACCGAAGGCGTTCCCGTATTCGATATGGTACGGGTCATGGAATATCTCAAAGACAAAAACAGCCGTCTGATCGGACCAAACTGTCCGGGAGTGATCACGCCCGGTATTGCCAAGATTGGAATTATGCCCGGTTATATTCATACGCCTGGTTCGGTAGGTTTGATCAGCAAAAGTGGAACGTTGACATACGAAGCAGCCTGGCAGTTGGGAAATGTAGGGCTGGGGCAAACCACGGCTGTGGGAATTGGTGGTGACCCGATTATCGGAACGACTTTTATTGATCTTCTGGAATTGTTCGAAAACGATCCTGCCACGGAATCCATTATGTTGATTGGTGAGATTGGCGGGACGGCAGAGATCGAAGCTGCGGAATACATTAAAGAGCATGTCACCAAACCGGTGGCTGGTTTCATTGCTGGTAAGACAGCTCCTCCCGGGAAACGGATGGGACACGCCGGTGCGATTATCAGTGGAGGAAGTGGAACGGCTGATGAAAAGATCGCAGCTTTGGAAGCGGCTAGTGTTGTGGTAGCAGAGAGCCCTGCCGACATGGGCGCTGCCGTTCAAAGAGCCATTGAAGCAGCAAAATGA
- the sucC gene encoding ADP-forming succinate--CoA ligase subunit beta yields MKIHEYQAKQLFREAGIPVPEGIVAKTVDEAVAAFEKLDRPLVVVKSQIHAGGRGKGRFKEHPDQPGVILARSADEVRENAERMLGSTLVTIQTGPEGKQVNTLFIEQGLDIAKELYLGCVVDREAGGPVLILSTEGGMEIEVVAHESPEKILSEPFSIHTGLLGFQARKLAFKLGMEGKTVRSAEKFFCQLSRFFIDNDCSMTEINPLVITGEGDLVALDAKVSFDDNALFRHKPFDELRDLTEEDPAEIQAGEADLSYVKLDGNIGCLVNGAGLAMSTMDLIKHHGGEPANFLDVGGGANVDQVSEAFRIILADDNVKAVLVNIFGGIMKCDTIVTALLEAYEKVGFTVPLVVRLEGTNVEIARKMLAESGRDIVSATDLTDAAQKVVATLST; encoded by the coding sequence ATGAAAATTCATGAATATCAGGCCAAACAATTGTTTCGTGAAGCCGGGATTCCTGTACCTGAAGGAATCGTCGCAAAAACCGTTGACGAAGCGGTAGCCGCATTTGAGAAACTGGATCGTCCTTTGGTTGTCGTGAAGTCACAAATTCATGCAGGTGGCCGGGGAAAGGGGCGTTTTAAAGAACACCCCGATCAGCCTGGAGTCATCCTCGCTCGGTCCGCGGATGAAGTTCGTGAAAATGCGGAACGTATGCTGGGTTCGACTCTGGTTACCATTCAGACGGGACCTGAAGGCAAGCAGGTCAATACCCTGTTTATCGAGCAAGGATTGGATATTGCCAAAGAGCTTTATCTGGGATGTGTGGTTGACCGCGAAGCAGGGGGGCCCGTTTTAATTCTTTCGACGGAAGGGGGCATGGAAATTGAAGTCGTTGCCCATGAAAGTCCCGAGAAGATTCTGAGTGAGCCCTTTTCCATTCATACCGGTTTACTTGGATTTCAAGCACGTAAACTGGCATTCAAGTTGGGAATGGAAGGAAAGACAGTTCGCAGTGCCGAGAAATTTTTCTGCCAACTGAGCCGTTTTTTCATTGATAATGATTGCAGTATGACCGAAATCAACCCGTTGGTAATCACCGGCGAGGGAGATTTGGTTGCGTTGGACGCCAAGGTTTCATTCGATGACAACGCACTGTTTCGGCACAAGCCATTTGATGAATTACGTGATCTGACTGAAGAAGATCCCGCTGAAATTCAAGCGGGTGAAGCAGACCTGAGCTATGTCAAACTGGACGGAAATATTGGATGTCTGGTGAATGGTGCCGGGTTGGCAATGAGTACAATGGACCTGATTAAGCATCATGGCGGAGAGCCTGCTAACTTCCTGGATGTCGGAGGCGGAGCGAATGTTGATCAGGTATCCGAAGCATTTCGGATTATTCTGGCTGACGATAATGTAAAAGCCGTTCTGGTGAATATTTTTGGTGGAATCATGAAGTGCGACACAATTGTGACTGCACTATTGGAAGCCTATGAAAAGGTAGGGTTCACGGTTCCATTGGTCGTGCGTCTGGAAGGAACGAATGTAGAAATCGCCCGCAAGATGCTCGCGGAAAGTGGACGAGATATCGTTTCGGCAACTGATTTAACAGATGCTGCTCAAAAAGTGGTAGCAACTCTGAGTACTTAA
- a CDS encoding RbsD/FucU family protein has protein sequence MLKGIPPIISPDLMCVLMKMGHGDELVLADGNFPAESHAQRIIRLDGHDVPQILDAILRFFPLDTFVEQPAGLMNPVDDQAAEPPIWETYQRLIQTHDGRSFELEKIERFEFYERAKNAYAIIATSETALYANLILTKGVVTE, from the coding sequence ATGCTCAAAGGAATCCCTCCCATAATCTCTCCTGATCTGATGTGTGTATTGATGAAAATGGGACATGGAGACGAACTTGTTTTAGCCGATGGGAATTTCCCTGCTGAATCGCACGCACAACGAATCATCCGTCTGGATGGCCATGATGTCCCTCAAATCCTCGACGCAATTCTGCGATTCTTTCCGCTGGACACGTTTGTCGAGCAACCTGCGGGATTGATGAATCCCGTCGATGATCAAGCCGCTGAACCTCCCATCTGGGAAACTTATCAACGGCTCATTCAAACGCATGATGGTCGGAGTTTCGAACTTGAAAAAATCGAACGCTTCGAATTTTATGAACGAGCCAAAAACGCCTATGCAATCATCGCTACAAGCGAAACCGCCCTCTATGCCAACCTGATTCTGACCAAAGGCGTGGTTACCGAATGA
- a CDS encoding adenylosuccinate synthase has product MSATSVIGLQWGDEAKGKIVDLLSEQHEIVVRYLGGNNAGHTVKFDGKTYKLSLLPAGVLNPNVTSVITGGVVINPKAFLKEMESICDQNGPIEPSRLLISDRAHVIFPYHMQEEVVFEESRKEKAIGTTMRGIGTCYRDKAGRTHAIRMGDLIRPEFFRSRLEEIVAYKNNIFQALDPDAEPVSVDAIYEEYSEYAKILKPHVVDTNAYLLKAVAEQRKILFEGAQGSLLDIDHGTFPYVTSSNSSGCGIHNGSGVSERYIEKMIGVVKAYTTRVGGGPFVTELHDSVGQRIRDVGNEYGTVTGRPRRCGWFDAVATRYGANISGVDCIAVMLLDVLSGLEELKVCEAYEVNGQQVTDFPSHILDLEQAKPIYRTIPGWQEDITGIRKMEDLPENAIAYIKAVEEIIGKPVEIVSVGPDREQTILLK; this is encoded by the coding sequence GTGTCAGCGACGTCGGTAATTGGATTACAGTGGGGCGATGAGGCCAAGGGCAAAATTGTAGATTTACTTTCAGAGCAGCACGAAATCGTGGTTCGCTATCTGGGTGGCAATAATGCAGGCCATACCGTCAAGTTTGACGGAAAAACATATAAACTCTCACTGTTACCAGCGGGTGTTCTCAACCCCAATGTCACCTCTGTGATTACAGGTGGGGTTGTGATCAATCCGAAAGCATTTCTGAAAGAGATGGAGTCAATCTGCGATCAGAATGGTCCGATTGAGCCAAGTCGGCTTTTGATCAGCGATCGTGCGCACGTGATTTTTCCTTATCACATGCAGGAAGAGGTTGTTTTCGAAGAAAGTCGCAAAGAGAAGGCCATCGGGACTACGATGCGGGGAATTGGTACTTGCTATCGCGATAAAGCCGGTCGCACACATGCCATTCGCATGGGAGATTTAATTCGACCCGAATTTTTCCGCAGTCGACTGGAGGAGATCGTCGCTTACAAAAATAATATCTTTCAGGCACTCGATCCTGATGCAGAACCTGTGAGTGTTGATGCGATCTACGAGGAATATTCAGAATATGCGAAAATCCTGAAACCTCATGTCGTGGATACCAATGCCTACCTTTTAAAAGCGGTCGCAGAACAGCGAAAAATTTTGTTTGAAGGGGCACAGGGAAGTTTGCTTGATATCGATCATGGGACGTTTCCTTATGTCACGTCATCCAATAGTTCCGGGTGCGGTATTCATAATGGAAGCGGTGTTTCGGAACGCTATATTGAGAAAATGATTGGTGTCGTTAAAGCATATACTACACGTGTTGGCGGTGGACCTTTTGTGACGGAACTTCATGACAGTGTAGGGCAACGGATTCGCGATGTAGGCAATGAGTATGGAACGGTTACCGGTCGCCCACGTCGGTGTGGGTGGTTTGATGCCGTCGCGACTCGTTATGGAGCCAATATCAGTGGTGTCGATTGCATCGCCGTCATGTTGCTTGATGTTTTAAGTGGGCTGGAAGAGTTAAAAGTCTGTGAAGCCTACGAAGTCAATGGTCAACAGGTGACTGATTTTCCCAGTCATATTCTCGATCTGGAGCAGGCAAAACCCATTTACCGCACGATTCCCGGGTGGCAGGAAGACATTACCGGCATTCGTAAGATGGAAGATCTGCCCGAAAATGCGATTGCTTATATCAAAGCAGTTGAAGAAATCATTGGCAAGCCGGTTGAGATTGTTTCTGTTGGTCCTGATCGTGAGCAGACCATTTTGTTGAAGTAG
- a CDS encoding response regulator transcription factor, whose translation MNISPQKRILIIDDDEGLIEPLQFAMEAAGYEVLTAHDGNEGVMKIERDAPDLVLLDLVMPRRSGFAVLESMTDKKPRAPRIVMVTGNTEPKYRELAMERGVDRFIAKPYQIEELVEVVQELLASEQHPS comes from the coding sequence ATGAACATATCTCCTCAGAAACGAATTTTAATCATTGACGATGATGAAGGGCTGATTGAACCGCTCCAATTTGCAATGGAAGCTGCTGGATATGAAGTTTTGACGGCCCATGATGGTAATGAAGGAGTCATGAAAATTGAGCGAGACGCCCCGGATCTCGTGCTGCTAGACCTTGTAATGCCCCGTCGTAGCGGTTTCGCAGTCCTCGAAAGCATGACAGACAAGAAGCCCCGCGCGCCCCGAATTGTGATGGTCACAGGAAATACGGAACCAAAATATAGAGAACTCGCCATGGAACGAGGCGTAGATCGCTTTATCGCCAAGCCCTATCAGATCGAAGAACTGGTCGAGGTTGTGCAAGAATTATTAGCATCAGAGCAGCACCCATCGTAA
- a CDS encoding FecR domain-containing protein: MNQSKDLNSLIGCYVSGESLAPDDFLKLEAVLKEDPTAVQRLLDCSVIDSVFRYQAPQETEAETASRIRSILDATEKRSVFQAKRVEKRKYQSRGWFKAISVSALIFFIAATIFFNLKSQSPNVAMVANGYGVTSDGRVPETGDSLRVGDFIEITSGELVIRFTSGAVVTLNGPGKLEVKSPMHVLLHEGTLVARADNEEAKGFRVDSNIAHVTDLGTEFGVSITESGETHVAVFEGEVDVADTDNRPTMVRGTSRLYMGEGLRLSSLGVVDRLLNVNADSFSQHDHVHSQQVAIQSVRDNLSINDVKKFYRIVRGGFGEDAQAYVDRIHQWNSIGDEGLPEFLVGGDYVMTFNDSRTESKLQLKVELAVPSSLYILLDNRLQLPNWLTKDFHDTGADVGMDEGRYPGAPPSITRVVEKGPGSSIDRVFSVWKRNTPATGTITLGPSKLIGRGDGKSMYGVVAVPRHTELLEQDNEAGS; this comes from the coding sequence ATGAACCAATCTAAAGATCTCAATAGCTTAATCGGTTGTTATGTCAGCGGCGAGTCTCTTGCACCTGATGACTTTCTCAAATTGGAAGCTGTACTGAAAGAAGACCCGACGGCAGTTCAACGTTTACTGGATTGTTCTGTGATTGACAGTGTCTTTCGCTATCAGGCCCCTCAGGAGACTGAAGCGGAAACAGCATCGCGCATTCGTAGCATTTTGGATGCCACCGAGAAGCGGAGCGTTTTTCAAGCGAAACGTGTTGAAAAACGGAAGTATCAATCGCGTGGTTGGTTCAAGGCCATTTCTGTTTCCGCTCTCATTTTCTTTATTGCTGCTACTATATTCTTTAACCTGAAATCTCAGTCACCAAATGTTGCGATGGTCGCCAACGGTTACGGAGTTACATCAGATGGTCGAGTGCCTGAGACTGGTGATTCTCTTCGAGTTGGCGACTTCATCGAAATTACATCCGGAGAATTAGTGATTCGTTTTACATCGGGAGCCGTTGTGACTTTGAATGGTCCTGGAAAGTTGGAGGTCAAGTCACCCATGCATGTCCTTCTGCATGAAGGTACGCTGGTCGCACGGGCAGACAATGAGGAAGCGAAGGGTTTTCGCGTCGATTCGAATATCGCTCACGTTACTGACCTTGGCACAGAATTTGGTGTTTCTATCACAGAATCTGGCGAGACGCATGTTGCTGTCTTCGAAGGGGAAGTAGATGTTGCTGATACTGATAATCGACCAACCATGGTGAGAGGAACCAGTCGGCTTTACATGGGCGAAGGGCTCCGTTTATCAAGCCTGGGAGTTGTCGATCGACTGCTTAATGTCAATGCTGACTCATTCAGCCAGCACGATCATGTGCACAGTCAGCAAGTCGCGATTCAATCCGTCAGAGATAATCTTTCGATTAATGATGTGAAGAAGTTTTATCGCATCGTGCGTGGAGGCTTTGGAGAAGATGCTCAGGCGTATGTCGACCGTATTCACCAGTGGAATTCGATTGGTGATGAAGGTCTCCCAGAGTTTTTGGTCGGTGGTGACTATGTCATGACGTTTAATGACAGTCGCACAGAATCAAAGTTGCAGTTGAAAGTAGAACTGGCCGTTCCTTCATCGTTATATATCCTCCTGGATAACCGTTTGCAGTTACCAAACTGGCTCACAAAAGACTTTCATGATACGGGGGCAGATGTGGGAATGGATGAAGGTCGGTATCCTGGCGCACCTCCCAGTATCACTCGCGTTGTCGAGAAAGGCCCCGGCAGTAGTATTGATCGCGTCTTTTCTGTCTGGAAGAGGAATACACCTGCTACCGGTACGATTACTCTGGGGCCATCTAAGCTTATCGGGAGGGGTGATGGCAAGAGCATGTATGGAGTTGTAGCCGTTCCTCGGCATACAGAATTGCTTGAACAAGATAATGAAGCTGGTTCGTAG
- a CDS encoding sigma-70 family RNA polymerase sigma factor yields the protein MTKENLSRMDSSELDSKMSNEEEAGESYFVVVFTANEQRIRRFLRTLLPNQSDLDDVAQNVAIRLWQRFPNYDIDRPFLPWALGVATNVVSEYRRNVKRQPMLFSPEVVEQMREQFLESELIKRSQVEIDDYLKLCLERLASRSREIVHRRYIDGSSVETIASTMEMTIDAIYKQLARSYQRLADCLRHQISSRKSTES from the coding sequence ATGACGAAAGAAAACTTATCTCGAATGGACTCCAGTGAATTGGACAGCAAGATGTCTAATGAAGAAGAGGCAGGAGAATCTTATTTCGTTGTTGTGTTTACGGCGAACGAGCAAAGGATTCGTCGCTTTCTTCGGACTCTGTTACCCAATCAATCCGATCTCGATGATGTGGCTCAAAATGTGGCGATTCGACTTTGGCAACGCTTCCCGAATTATGATATTGATCGTCCCTTTCTTCCGTGGGCTCTTGGAGTGGCCACGAATGTCGTGTCTGAATACCGTCGCAACGTCAAGCGACAGCCTATGCTGTTCTCTCCCGAAGTGGTGGAACAGATGAGAGAACAATTCCTGGAGAGTGAACTTATTAAACGCTCGCAAGTCGAAATCGATGACTATTTAAAATTATGTCTGGAACGACTGGCTTCTCGTTCGCGGGAGATTGTTCATCGACGCTATATTGATGGGTCTTCTGTGGAAACGATTGCATCAACTATGGAAATGACGATCGATGCAATTTACAAACAACTGGCTCGCTCTTATCAACGATTAGCAGACTGTCTGCGACATCAAATTTCGTCACGAAAATCAACAGAATCATGA
- a CDS encoding transthyretin-like family protein — MSGCNQSPELGKVTGLVLVDGQPGASLVVTFQPVKSGRPAVATTDEDGRFVLSYTQDRSGALLGAHEVFLQTIPNFELMEGQSVSTPIDEKYQSPFKTVEIKPGSQEFKFEVTGPTETAKHSKRRVNPLEQEG, encoded by the coding sequence TTGTCTGGCTGCAATCAAAGCCCGGAACTTGGAAAAGTAACTGGTTTAGTGCTTGTAGATGGTCAGCCGGGCGCGAGTCTTGTTGTCACTTTTCAACCGGTCAAATCAGGTCGGCCTGCTGTGGCGACCACTGATGAAGATGGCAGGTTTGTGCTATCTTACACGCAGGATCGGTCTGGCGCATTACTGGGCGCGCATGAAGTGTTTCTGCAAACGATTCCCAATTTTGAGTTGATGGAAGGTCAGAGTGTATCGACTCCCATTGATGAAAAATATCAGTCGCCTTTCAAAACAGTTGAAATTAAGCCTGGTTCTCAGGAATTTAAATTTGAGGTGACAGGGCCAACAGAAACAGCGAAACATTCAAAACGTCGAGTGAATCCTTTAGAACAAGAGGGATAA
- a CDS encoding DUF1559 domain-containing protein, with amino-acid sequence MHVFVKIQKRPGFTLIELLVVIAIIAILIALLLPAVQQAREAARRTQCKNNLKQLGLALHNYHDVYRMFPALVYQPTNLTAGNTPGWGWCSMLLPYIDQAPLYNQMNVGNVSLASVVQATNSPADRPFPAFRCPSDTGPAVNNRSQFNATNPPLSFGGGYSPAKPVSTSNYFAAFGHSRGRNPTYNNAGNGTYEDAQTGGFGYTRKTQRRVRDITDGTSNSIALGERAYKVGTVHHDAGVWIGCAEANADDCVDDVGFTLRGGINSTSTSVHTRKESLSSQHVGGVQVLLFDGSVRFLSENIDFRTTRTSGQPNPNGPIDSTLERLVGIQDGQTIGDF; translated from the coding sequence ATGCACGTGTTTGTGAAAATACAGAAGCGCCCTGGTTTCACTCTCATTGAGCTGTTAGTTGTGATTGCCATTATCGCCATATTAATTGCGTTATTACTGCCCGCTGTTCAGCAGGCACGCGAAGCGGCCCGTCGAACACAATGTAAAAATAACCTGAAACAGCTTGGTCTTGCTTTACACAATTATCACGACGTCTATCGCATGTTCCCGGCTTTGGTGTATCAACCAACGAATTTGACCGCCGGGAATACGCCGGGGTGGGGGTGGTGTAGTATGCTGTTACCTTACATTGATCAGGCGCCACTTTATAATCAAATGAATGTAGGGAATGTGAGTTTGGCTTCCGTCGTACAGGCCACGAATAGCCCGGCCGATCGACCGTTTCCCGCGTTCCGATGTCCTTCCGATACGGGGCCCGCTGTCAATAACCGAAGTCAGTTTAATGCGACTAACCCACCGCTTTCATTTGGTGGTGGCTATAGTCCTGCAAAGCCTGTTTCAACTTCCAATTACTTCGCAGCATTTGGGCACTCTCGGGGGCGAAATCCGACTTATAACAATGCAGGAAATGGTACTTACGAAGATGCCCAGACGGGGGGCTTTGGCTATACAAGAAAAACACAACGACGAGTCCGCGATATTACCGATGGCACTTCCAATTCGATTGCCCTCGGTGAACGAGCCTATAAGGTGGGGACCGTCCATCATGATGCCGGTGTCTGGATCGGTTGTGCAGAAGCTAACGCCGATGACTGTGTGGATGATGTGGGATTTACGTTGCGAGGCGGAATTAATAGCACTTCGACCAGTGTTCACACGCGAAAGGAAAGCTTGAGCAGCCAGCATGTTGGCGGAGTTCAGGTACTTTTATTTGATGGCTCAGTACGTTTTCTTTCAGAAAATATTGATTTTCGTACCACACGTACGAGTGGACAACCTAATCCAAACGGGCCGATTGACAGTACGCTTGAGCGGCTTGTAGGGATTCAGGACGGACAGACAATCGGAGATTTCTAG
- a CDS encoding HEAT repeat domain-containing protein, translated as MSQSKPSSWINTRDIFVVACLVIVAIGLLIYLTGHNTQSQAVEELVQAVESFNVPETEKALKKVKLNEVTELAVPRLIELLDSNPKTVYAPTLSLAFTELGSDSISGLVEKVQPMEEAKTRTQAMYMLSKIAPGHENQQVAQALIQALNDEDKNVRFSAAQAIAHIDTTKAAETLPILAELLKDPSGSIRAESIYHIGLFGKRAEAVLPEVLLALKDPVATVRVIAAKSICKVGTPDKRVIDALSEMLFDESLNCQSEAALALGQLGSQSEPAVPAILDALKLLKNPDRHSKRQQELTRSSMVNALGAIGSAKPEVIQTLIDTLNEKKYGISRVAAATSLKNLGPKAIKAVPVLVKIIDESKEELKGHSEISPAAKLQMELQLDHRLSSEAAIALREIDLETFERVCDESSSEAQ; from the coding sequence ATGTCTCAATCCAAACCATCTTCGTGGATAAATACTAGAGATATCTTCGTAGTAGCCTGTTTGGTGATTGTAGCCATTGGTTTACTGATTTATCTTACCGGGCATAATACACAAAGTCAGGCAGTCGAAGAACTGGTCCAAGCAGTGGAATCCTTCAACGTACCTGAAACGGAAAAAGCTCTCAAAAAAGTAAAATTAAATGAGGTAACGGAACTGGCAGTCCCACGGCTCATCGAATTACTTGATTCGAATCCCAAAACCGTTTATGCGCCGACTCTCAGTCTGGCTTTTACTGAGCTTGGATCTGATTCCATTTCAGGCTTGGTTGAAAAAGTACAGCCTATGGAAGAGGCCAAGACAAGAACTCAAGCAATGTATATGTTGAGCAAAATCGCACCTGGTCATGAAAATCAACAGGTGGCGCAGGCTTTAATTCAAGCCTTGAATGACGAGGATAAGAATGTCAGATTTTCTGCGGCACAGGCAATTGCCCACATCGATACTACAAAAGCAGCGGAAACGCTTCCGATCTTAGCCGAATTATTGAAAGATCCTAGTGGAAGTATACGCGCAGAATCAATCTATCATATTGGACTATTTGGTAAGCGCGCGGAAGCAGTGCTTCCGGAAGTGCTACTGGCATTAAAAGACCCGGTCGCTACTGTTCGAGTGATTGCTGCCAAATCGATATGTAAGGTAGGAACGCCCGACAAAAGAGTCATCGACGCTCTCTCAGAAATGTTATTTGATGAGAGTCTTAACTGTCAAAGTGAGGCAGCATTAGCGCTGGGACAATTGGGATCTCAATCAGAACCAGCGGTTCCCGCAATACTCGATGCTTTAAAATTGCTTAAGAATCCAGACAGACATAGTAAGCGCCAGCAGGAATTAACTCGTAGTTCGATGGTGAATGCGCTGGGAGCGATCGGTTCTGCGAAACCAGAAGTCATTCAGACGCTGATTGATACGCTGAATGAAAAAAAATATGGAATTTCTCGTGTTGCTGCAGCAACATCATTAAAAAATCTGGGACCGAAGGCGATTAAAGCGGTACCTGTCCTGGTGAAGATCATAGATGAATCAAAAGAGGAGTTAAAAGGCCACTCTGAAATAAGCCCGGCAGCAAAACTACAAATGGAATTACAACTCGATCACAGATTAAGCTCAGAAGCAGCAATTGCTCTCAGGGAAATTGATCTGGAAACGTTTGAACGAGTCTGCGACGAATCATCTTCTGAAGCACAATGA
- a CDS encoding MoaD/ThiS family protein, giving the protein MPRLFIPPLLRSYCGGKEEMIVEGATVLEAVQSLDNEYPGVMERLCPEGKLRAGTSVTVDQNVTPRGLSQKVSSESEIHFLPAIGGG; this is encoded by the coding sequence ATGCCGCGTTTATTCATTCCGCCGTTACTGAGATCTTACTGTGGAGGAAAGGAAGAAATGATTGTGGAGGGAGCCACGGTTCTGGAAGCGGTACAGTCTCTGGACAACGAGTATCCAGGGGTAATGGAGCGACTTTGCCCTGAGGGGAAACTCAGGGCGGGGACTTCGGTGACCGTCGACCAAAATGTGACGCCCCGCGGTTTGTCGCAGAAAGTTTCTTCCGAAAGTGAAATACACTTCCTTCCCGCCATTGGTGGTGGTTGA